Proteins found in one Subtercola endophyticus genomic segment:
- a CDS encoding TetR/AcrR family transcriptional regulator — MSTESSLWARSRQAAFAEITSVAMRLFLENGFEQTTIDEIASTAGISRRSFFRYFGTKEDIVLGDLANQGALVRDALEAVPLTVGPWDALSDAMNAVGALEVDPGATLKISKMMYNTPSLRSRRIEKHLQWQSLLVPNIRLRLGTEADDPQDPAADAIVATAIACLDVAGEIWTRGNGITDLAALYEKSLRAVRDR; from the coding sequence ATGAGTACCGAATCGTCGTTGTGGGCCCGATCGCGGCAAGCTGCGTTCGCCGAGATCACGAGCGTTGCAATGCGATTGTTTCTCGAGAACGGTTTCGAACAGACAACCATCGACGAGATAGCGTCGACCGCGGGAATTTCGCGCCGGTCGTTCTTTCGATATTTCGGCACGAAGGAAGACATCGTGCTCGGTGATTTGGCGAACCAAGGCGCTCTCGTTCGAGACGCCTTGGAAGCCGTGCCGCTCACCGTCGGACCATGGGATGCTCTCAGCGACGCCATGAATGCCGTCGGCGCCCTTGAAGTAGATCCAGGTGCCACGCTCAAGATCTCCAAGATGATGTACAACACTCCGTCGCTTCGATCGCGCAGGATCGAAAAGCATCTGCAGTGGCAATCGCTACTGGTACCCAACATCCGTCTCCGGCTCGGCACCGAGGCGGACGATCCGCAAGACCCCGCCGCAGATGCGATCGTCGCGACAGCGATCGCATGCCTAGACGTGGCCGGAGAAATCTGGACACGAGGCAACGGAATCACAGACCTCGCCGCGCTCTACGAAAAGTCCCTCCGCGCGGTGAGAGACCGATAG